A window of the Cannabis sativa cultivar Pink pepper isolate KNU-18-1 chromosome X, ASM2916894v1, whole genome shotgun sequence genome harbors these coding sequences:
- the LOC115712112 gene encoding kinesin-like protein KIN-4A isoform X4: MEAGEDCCVKVAVHIRPLIGDEKLQGCKDCVTVVSGKPQVQIGTHSFTFDHVYGSTSSPSSAMFEECIAPLVDGLFQGYNATVLAYGQTGSGKTYTMGTGFKDGIQSGIIPQVMSVLFRKIGTLKHQTEFQLHVSFIEILKEEVRDLLDPTFISKPEIANGHAGKVTVPGKPPIQIRETSDGVITLAGSTEIGVSTLKEMATCLEQGSLSRATGSTNMNNQSSRSHAIFTITLEQMHKLNPASPGDTSPTESMNDDYLCAKLHLVDLAGSERAKRTGSDGLRFKEGVHINKGLLALGNVISALGDEKKRKEGVHVPYRDSKLTRLLQDSLGGNSRTVMIACISPADINAEETLNTLKYANRARNIKNKPIVNRDPMSSEMLKMRQQLEFLQAELCARGGGSSADEIQVLKERIVWLEAANEDLCRELHEYRSKCTVAEQHDRDAQDGTATTTTASTCMLRSESLKRGLQRIDSADYQITETISSDAREIDEVAKEWEHTLLQNSMDKELDELNKRLEEKESEMKLFGVSGPVALKQHFGKKIVELEDEKKTVQQERDRLLAEVENLAANTDGQTQKLQDVHSLKLKTLEAQILDLKKKQENQVQLLKQKQKSDEAAKRLQDEIHSIKAQKVQLQQRIKQEAEQFRHWKASREKELLQLRKEGRRNEYERHKLQALNQRQKLVLQRKTEEAAMATKRLKELLEARKSSVRDSSVAASGNGINGQSNEKSLQRWLDNELEVMVNVHEVRYEYEKQSQVRAALAEELAMLRQVDEFSSKGLSPPRGKNGFARVCSMSPNARMARISSLENMLSISSNSLVAMASQLSEAEERERAFTSRGHWNQLRSMGDAKNLLQYMFSSVADARCQLWEKEIEIKEMQEQLRELVGILRQSDMRRKEVEKELKVREQAISIALATSAPGNSPNSLENLAEEVNGPLSPVPVQAHKQIKYTAGIANGSVKCSATFLDQTRKMVPIGQLSTKKLAALGQSGKLWRWKRSHHQWLLQFKWKWQKPWKLSEWIRQSDETLMRSRPRLQAARSDSR, translated from the exons ATGGAAGCAGGAGAAGATTGTTGTGTGAAGGTTGCTGTTCACATCAGACCGCTTATCGGTGACGAGAAGCTTCAAGGTTGTAAAGACTGCGTCACTGTCGTCTCTGGGAAGCCTCAG GTACAGATTGGTACGCATTCGTTTACTTTTGACCATGTCTATGGGAGCACCAGTTCTCCTTCGTCTGCAATGTTTGAAGAATGCATTGCTCCCCTGGTTGATGGTTTGTTCCAAGGATATAATGCCACAGTTCTTGCTTATGGTCAG ACTGGTTCGGGTAAAACATATACCATGGGCACTGGCTTTAAAGATGGTATTCAGTCGGGAATAATTCCCCAAGTTATGAGTGTTTTGTTTAGAAAGATTGGAACTCTGAAGCATCAAACGGAATTCCAACTGCATGTTTCTTTTATTGAG ATTTTGAAAGAAGAAGTAAGAGACTTGCTTGATCCAACTTTTATTAGCAAACCAGAGATTGCAAACGGGCATGCTGGCAAAGTAACAGTACCTGGCAAGCCGCCGATACAAATTCGTGAAACATCAGATGGCGTTATTACATTGGCAGGGTCTACTGAAATCGGTGTAAGCACTCTAAAAGAAATGGCCACTTGCCTGGAGCAAGGGTCATTGAGTAGAGCAACAGGAAGTACAAATATGAACAACCAGTCAAG TCGTTCACATGCCATCTTCACCATCACACTAGAGCAAATGCATAAGCTTAATCCGGCATCTCCTGGCGATACCAGTCCTACGGAGAGTATGAATGATGATTATTTGTGTGCCAAATTGCACTTAGTAGATCTTGCTGGGTCTGAGCGAGCAAAGAGAACAGGCTCTGATGGTTTACGTTTTAAGGAAG GAGTTCATATTAATAAAGGCCTTCTTGCACTTGGCAATGTCATTAGTGCACTTGGTGATGAAAAGAAGCGCAAAGAGGGTGTTCATGTTCCATATCGAGATAGTAAACTTACTCGGCTTTTGCAG GATTCACTAGGTGGTAACAGCCGGACTGTTATGATAG CCTGCATAAGTCCTGCTGATATCAATGCGGAGGAGACACTCAACACTTTAAAGTACGCAAATCGTGCccgaaatattaaaaataaacctATT GTCAATAGAGATCCTATGTCCAGCGAAATGCTGAAGATGCGCCAACAGCTTGAGTTTCTGCAGGCTGAACTTTGTGCGCGAGGAGGAGGTTCTTCTGCTGATGAAATACAG GTTCTCAAAGAAAGAATTGTTTGGCTCGAAGCTGCAAATGAGGATCTTTGCCGCGAACTTCATGAATATCGAAGTAAATGTACTGTTGCAGAGCAGCATGACAGAGATGCTCAA GATGGCACAGCTACCACGACTACGGCCTCTACCTGCATGTTGAGAAGTGAGAGTCTTAAGAGAGGCTTGCAAAGAATCGATTCAGCTGATTATCAAATTACTGAAACTATATCAA GTGATGCACGGGAAATTGATGAAGTAGCCAAAGAGTGGGAGCATACACTTCTGCAGAACTCTATGGACAAGGAGTTAGATGAACTGAATAAACGTCTTGAAGAGAAAGAG TCTGAGATGAAACTTTTTGGAGTTTCTGGCCCTGTGGCCCTCAAGCAGCATTTTGGAAAGAAAATAGTGGAATTAGAAGATGAGAAGAAAACCGTGCAG CAAGAAAGAGATCGTTTGCTAGCTGAAGTTGAAAACCTTGCTGCTAACACTGATGGACAAACTCAGAAACTGCAAGATGTCCATTCCTTGAAGTTGAAAACACTCGAGGCACAG ATTCTGGATCTGAAGAAGAAGCAAGAGAACCAGGTGCAGCTTTTAAAGCAAAAACAAAAAAGCGATGAAGCAGCAAAGCGCCTACAAGATGAAATTCATTCTATAAAAGCACAGAAG GTTCAATTACAACAAAGAATAAAACAAGAAGCAGAACAATTTCGACATTGGAAAGCATCACGAGAAAAGGAATTGCTACAG TTGCGGAAGGAGGGCAGgagaaatgaatatgaaaggCATAAACTGCAAGCTCTGAACCAGCGTCAGAAACTG GTTCTTCAGAGGAAAACTGAAGAGGCTGCAATGGCTACCAAGAGGCTAAAGGAATTGCTAGAAGCTCGCAAATCTTCTGTTCGTGACAGCTCAG TTGCTGCCAGTGGGAATGGAATAAATGGACAG AGCAATGAAAAGTCTTTGCAACGTTGGCTTGACAATGAGTTAGAAGTGATGGTGAATGTGCACGAAGTACGTTACGAATACGAGAAGCAAAGTCAAGT GCGAGCTGCACTGGCAGAAGAGTTAGCCATGCTGAGACAAGTAGATGAATTCTCTTCAAAAGGCCTTAGCCCTCCAAGAGGAAAGAACGGTTTTGCCAG AGTGTGCTCCATGTCACCAAATGCAAGAATGGCACGAATATCTTCACTTGAGAACATGCTGAGCATTTCATCCAACTCACTTGTGGCAATGGCATCCCAACTTTCAGAGGCAGAAGAAAGGGAACGTGCATTCACTAGCCGTGGGCATTGGAACCAGTTACGTTCCATGGGGGATGCAAAGAATTTGCTTCAGTATATGTTTAGTTCTGTTGCAGATGCAAG GTGCCAATTATGGGAGAAGGAAATTGAAATTAAGGAAATGCAAGAGCAACTTAGAGAACTTGTAGGTATTTTGCGTCAGAGTGACATGCGGAGAAAAGAAGTTGAGAAGGAACTAAAAGTGAGAGAGCAAGCCATTTCGATTGCATTGGCTACATCAGCACCG GGTAACTCACCCAATTCATTGGAAAACTTGGCTGAAGAAGTGAACGGTCCATTGTCTCCAGTACCTGTGCAAGCACATAAACAGATAAAGTATACAGCTGGTATTGCTAATGGTTCAGTCAAGTGCTCAGCAACATTCTTGGATCAAACTCGAAAG ATGGTACCCATTGGCCAGTTGTCAACGAAAAAGTTAGCAGCTCTAGGACAATCTGGAAAGCTATGGAGATGGAAGAGGAGTCATCATCAGTGGCTGTTACAATTCAAATGGAAATGGCAGAAGCCGTGGAAACTGTCGGAGTGGATTAGACAAAGCGATGAAACACTCATGAGATCAAGGCCTCGGCTACAAGCTGCTAGAAGTGATTCAAGATGA